From a region of the Nitrospira sp. genome:
- a CDS encoding fumarate reductase/succinate dehydrogenase flavoprotein subunit, which translates to MTMLNAKIPSGPLETKWDRRRFSEKLISPNNKRKLTVIVVGSGLAGASAASTLGQLGYQVECFCFQDSPRRAHSIAAQGGINAAKNYQDDGDSVGRLFYDTIKGGDFRSREANVYRLAQVSTQIIDQCVALGIPFAREYGGQLANRSFGGVQVSRTFYCRGQTGQQLLLGAYSALCWQIERGQVTMRPRTEMLDLIVVDGQARGIVVRDLVTGRLSVHTAHAVVLATGGYSNVYYLSTNASGSNVTATYRAWKQGAAFANPCFTQIHPTAIPPGDAYQAKLTLMSESLRNDGRLWVPKMSADHRCPGDISAAERDYFLERRYPRFGNLAPRDIASRAVKDVCDEGRGVGPSGHGVYLDFADVIEQEGLDVVRERYGNLFDMYHRITGEDAYHAPMRIYPAPHYTMGGLWVDYNLMSTVPGLFVIGEANFADHGANRLGASSLMQGLADGYFILPYTIGHYLATAKLSLIREDHKEARAALQRVTNRIDRLLNAKGRRTAASFHRDVGTLLWNHCGMSRNEAGLKLALASVPALREEFWRDVMVPGSGEAFNQELEYAGRVADYLEFAELLCHDALHREESCGAHFREEYQTDDGEPKRDDSRFAHVAAWEYRQGALPILHKEPLAFEFVQPTMRSYQ; encoded by the coding sequence ATGACGATGCTCAATGCAAAAATTCCCTCCGGGCCACTGGAAACGAAATGGGACCGGCGACGGTTCAGCGAAAAGCTGATCAGCCCCAACAACAAGCGGAAGCTCACGGTCATTGTCGTCGGCAGCGGCCTCGCCGGAGCCAGCGCGGCGTCAACGTTGGGCCAGCTTGGCTACCAGGTGGAGTGCTTTTGTTTTCAGGATAGCCCGCGCCGTGCGCACAGCATTGCGGCGCAGGGGGGCATCAACGCGGCGAAGAATTACCAGGACGACGGAGACAGTGTGGGCCGGTTATTTTATGACACCATCAAAGGCGGAGATTTTCGATCGCGTGAGGCGAACGTCTATCGGCTTGCTCAGGTCAGCACCCAAATCATCGATCAATGTGTGGCGCTCGGCATTCCGTTTGCCAGGGAATACGGGGGGCAGTTGGCAAACCGGTCATTCGGAGGCGTTCAAGTCTCCCGTACGTTCTATTGTCGGGGGCAGACCGGACAACAGCTTCTCTTAGGCGCCTATTCGGCGCTCTGTTGGCAGATTGAGCGCGGACAAGTCACCATGCGCCCGCGTACCGAGATGCTTGATCTTATTGTGGTCGACGGTCAGGCTCGGGGTATTGTGGTGCGGGATCTGGTCACTGGACGGTTGAGTGTCCATACGGCCCATGCCGTGGTGCTTGCCACGGGTGGCTACAGCAACGTGTACTACCTTTCGACCAATGCCAGCGGCAGCAACGTGACAGCCACGTACCGGGCATGGAAGCAGGGGGCGGCGTTCGCAAATCCTTGCTTTACGCAGATCCATCCAACGGCGATCCCGCCGGGAGACGCGTACCAGGCCAAGTTGACCCTGATGTCCGAATCGCTCCGCAACGACGGGCGACTGTGGGTGCCGAAGATGTCGGCGGATCACCGGTGTCCGGGCGACATTTCTGCTGCAGAACGTGACTACTTTCTGGAACGCCGGTATCCACGTTTCGGCAATCTCGCGCCACGAGACATCGCATCCCGCGCCGTGAAGGACGTATGCGATGAGGGTCGTGGTGTCGGGCCCAGTGGTCATGGTGTGTACCTGGATTTCGCCGATGTGATTGAACAGGAAGGGCTGGATGTGGTTCGCGAGCGCTACGGCAACTTATTCGACATGTATCATCGAATCACGGGTGAAGACGCCTATCACGCGCCGATGCGGATTTATCCGGCGCCGCACTATACGATGGGAGGTCTCTGGGTCGATTACAATCTTATGAGTACCGTTCCGGGGCTTTTCGTCATCGGCGAAGCGAACTTTGCGGACCACGGCGCCAACCGGCTTGGAGCCAGTTCGTTGATGCAAGGGCTCGCCGACGGCTATTTCATTCTTCCGTATACGATCGGCCATTACTTGGCGACGGCGAAGCTTTCCCTGATCCGAGAGGACCACAAGGAAGCTCGCGCGGCGCTTCAGCGCGTGACGAATCGGATCGATCGCCTGCTGAATGCGAAGGGGCGTCGAACGGCCGCCTCCTTCCATCGTGATGTCGGCACGCTGTTATGGAATCATTGTGGGATGTCTCGCAATGAGGCAGGACTCAAGCTGGCGCTAGCATCGGTCCCGGCGCTACGGGAAGAATTTTGGCGAGATGTGATGGTCCCTGGCTCTGGGGAAGCGTTTAACCAAGAATTGGAATATGCGGGGCGGGTGGCCGACTATCTCGAATTCGCCGAACTGCTCTGTCACGATGCGTTGCATCGGGAGGAGTCGTGCGGGGCTCATTTCCGCGAGGAGTATCAGACGGACGACGGTGAACCGAAGCGCGATGACAGCCGTTTCGCGCACGTGGCTGCCTGGGAGTATCGACAGGGGGCGTTGCCTATCTTGCACAAGGAACCCCTTGCCTTCGAGTTCGTACAACCGACAATGAGAAGCTATCAGTGA
- a CDS encoding succinate dehydrogenase/fumarate reductase iron-sulfur subunit: MTFTLNIWRQKGPEDSGRFVTYEARDVSSGMSFLEMLDSVNQRLIADGEEPVAFEQDCREGICGSCSLVINGVPHGPDRGITTCQLYMRRFPDGAVITIEPWRARSFPIIKDLVVDRRALDRIMQAGGYISVNTGGAVDGNVLLIGKDQAETAMDAASCIGCGACVAACKNASAMLFVAAKVSHLASLPQGKPERTHRVRAMLEAMDREGFGSCGNQYECEAVCPKSIGVRFIANLNREYLRAGVVESGLLSEPEAPHAESD, encoded by the coding sequence ATGACATTCACGTTGAACATTTGGCGCCAGAAGGGTCCGGAGGACAGCGGCCGGTTTGTGACGTATGAGGCGCGCGACGTGAGCTCCGGCATGTCGTTCCTGGAAATGCTCGATAGTGTTAATCAAAGGTTGATCGCTGATGGCGAAGAGCCGGTTGCATTCGAACAGGATTGCCGCGAAGGCATTTGCGGAAGTTGTTCGTTGGTGATCAACGGCGTTCCGCATGGCCCGGACCGTGGCATTACCACCTGTCAGCTATACATGCGGCGGTTTCCTGATGGGGCCGTCATCACGATCGAACCTTGGCGGGCGCGGTCCTTCCCCATCATTAAGGACCTGGTGGTCGATCGCCGCGCGCTGGATCGGATCATGCAGGCAGGCGGCTATATCTCTGTCAACACCGGTGGAGCGGTGGATGGGAACGTCCTGTTGATCGGGAAGGATCAAGCCGAAACTGCGATGGATGCTGCCTCGTGTATCGGTTGCGGGGCCTGTGTGGCGGCGTGCAAGAATGCCTCGGCCATGCTGTTCGTGGCGGCGAAGGTGTCGCACTTGGCGAGTTTGCCGCAAGGGAAGCCCGAGCGAACACACCGCGTGAGAGCGATGCTCGAAGCCATGGATCGGGAAGGATTTGGTTCTTGCGGCAACCAGTATGAGTGCGAAGCCGTCTGTCCCAAAAGCATCGGTGTCCGATTCATCGCCAACCTCAATCGTGAATACCTCCGTGCCGGCGTCGTCGAATCCGGTCTTCTCAGTGAGCCGGAAGCCCCCCACGCAGAGTCCGATTAG
- a CDS encoding PilZ domain-containing protein, whose translation MSRQVICPQCRKDGAAPARPQSLREFVVALVWMAPFHCRHCDHRFLARRRGTEGSSQLIDRREHLRIPVRLCLSFSGGKIRGDGTVMDLSLGGCIIKSETEVHIDDIFYLEIVLAEDEVPVEVAAMVRSVSARGIAFKFLRKAQENKRLLNFIQSHSGSTSSVLSKAVESTVST comes from the coding sequence ATGAGTCGTCAAGTGATCTGCCCACAATGTCGAAAAGACGGTGCCGCTCCCGCACGGCCGCAATCACTGCGTGAATTCGTCGTGGCGCTGGTTTGGATGGCTCCGTTTCACTGTCGGCATTGTGACCATCGGTTTCTCGCTCGTCGCAGAGGCACGGAAGGATCGTCACAGCTTATAGATCGCCGGGAACATCTCCGCATTCCCGTGCGTCTGTGTCTGTCGTTTTCCGGTGGAAAAATACGCGGCGATGGCACTGTGATGGACCTCTCACTCGGGGGTTGCATCATCAAGAGTGAGACGGAGGTGCATATCGACGACATCTTTTACCTGGAAATCGTCCTTGCCGAAGACGAGGTCCCGGTCGAGGTGGCGGCCATGGTGCGCTCCGTCAGTGCGCGTGGCATTGCGTTCAAATTCCTTCGCAAGGCTCAAGAGAACAAACGGCTCCTCAATTTTATCCAGTCACATTCGGGTTCCACATCCTCCGTGCTCTCCAAGGCCGTTGAGTCAACGGTCTCGACGTAA
- a CDS encoding LemA family protein has product MGRTLWKETAIVMVMIGALSVSGCGYNDLQGLDEDTKAAWSEVINQYQRRADLIPNLVATVKGYAAHEKETLEGVVNARAKATGVQVTPEVLKDPAAFEAFQKAQAGLTSALGRLIAIAENYPNLKADQNFRDLQNQLEGTENRITVARKRYIDRVAEYNKMVRYFPTNLTAKFLLHLEERPNFTVADENAVAKPPDVKF; this is encoded by the coding sequence ATGGGGCGCACCTTGTGGAAAGAGACGGCGATCGTCATGGTGATGATCGGTGCATTGTCGGTATCCGGTTGTGGCTACAACGATCTCCAAGGTTTGGATGAAGATACCAAGGCTGCGTGGAGTGAAGTGATTAATCAGTATCAGCGCCGTGCCGACCTCATTCCCAATCTTGTTGCGACGGTCAAAGGGTACGCGGCTCATGAAAAGGAAACGCTTGAAGGAGTCGTCAATGCCCGGGCCAAGGCGACGGGGGTGCAAGTGACGCCCGAGGTGCTGAAAGACCCGGCTGCATTTGAAGCATTTCAAAAGGCCCAAGCCGGTCTGACATCAGCGCTCGGCCGGCTCATCGCCATTGCCGAAAATTATCCGAACCTCAAGGCCGATCAAAATTTCAGGGATCTCCAGAATCAGTTGGAAGGGACGGAGAATCGCATCACGGTGGCACGCAAGCGGTATATCGATCGTGTCGCGGAGTACAACAAGATGGTCCGGTATTTCCCGACCAACCTGACGGCCAAGTTTCTGCTGCACCTGGAAGAGCGGCCTAATTTTACGGTCGCCGATGAGAACGCCGTGGCCAAGCCGCCCGACGTGAAGTTTTGA
- a CDS encoding TPM domain-containing protein: protein MSRLAFCCYLAAASFFLTLPAFALDVPPLTGRVVDLAHVLPTSTVESLTAQLATHEAQSSNQVAVLVIPSLEGEPLEEFSHRVATTWKLGQKGTDNGVLLVVAIGERKVRIEVGYGLEGTLTDIRSAQIIRQEIVPRFRAGDFPGGVTGGINAILKTIEGTYQAPEKAVPRQENDALTQVAIAVIVGLFVGLVLMNAHRFIGPVAGAGISLLLAPWLVPALMASGVTLLLLFVIGASGVAGRSMRPRGIDDWVWYSSRGGGWGGGSFGGGGGGFSGGGGSFGGGGASGNW, encoded by the coding sequence ATGAGCCGCCTCGCGTTCTGCTGTTATCTGGCCGCTGCCTCCTTCTTTTTAACACTGCCTGCCTTCGCGCTCGATGTTCCTCCATTGACGGGGCGAGTTGTCGATCTCGCTCACGTCTTACCCACCTCCACGGTTGAGTCGCTCACCGCTCAACTTGCGACGCATGAAGCACAATCGAGCAACCAGGTCGCGGTGCTCGTCATTCCCTCCCTCGAAGGGGAACCCCTCGAAGAATTCTCCCATCGCGTGGCGACCACGTGGAAACTTGGTCAGAAAGGCACCGACAACGGCGTCTTGTTGGTGGTGGCGATAGGAGAACGAAAAGTTCGAATTGAAGTCGGGTACGGCTTAGAGGGCACCTTGACCGACATTCGATCGGCGCAAATCATCAGACAGGAGATCGTTCCTCGGTTTCGCGCCGGTGATTTCCCGGGAGGAGTGACCGGCGGGATCAACGCCATTCTGAAGACAATCGAGGGGACCTATCAGGCACCCGAGAAAGCCGTCCCTCGACAGGAGAACGATGCCCTCACGCAGGTCGCGATTGCCGTCATTGTCGGATTATTCGTAGGGCTCGTGCTCATGAATGCGCACCGATTCATCGGGCCGGTTGCGGGGGCGGGGATCTCTCTGCTTTTGGCGCCCTGGTTGGTACCGGCGCTCATGGCAAGCGGTGTGACCCTGCTTCTGCTGTTCGTCATCGGTGCCTCCGGTGTTGCGGGAAGATCAATGCGACCCCGAGGGATAGATGATTGGGTCTGGTACAGTAGCCGCGGCGGCGGGTGGGGCGGAGGCTCGTTCGGCGGCGGAGGCGGTGGCTTCAGCGGTGGCGGCGGGAGTTTCGGAGGAGGAGGTGCCAGTGGAAACTGGTAA
- a CDS encoding polymer-forming cytoskeletal protein, whose translation MWKQEEGEGGEGERERERWVEDRRSQPKSGPTLPDEVAFVGKDVEFKGIITYSGTVRIDGALDGEIHTDGGLLVGPEAVIKAKVTAGTVVCHGTITGDIQATNQIVLRAPAVVQGSLTTPVLSMEEGVVFNGTLEMKAQVKAEMSKDMGSNVVSITSRPPVQRLAA comes from the coding sequence ATGTGGAAGCAGGAAGAGGGGGAAGGGGGAGAGGGAGAACGAGAGCGGGAACGCTGGGTGGAGGACAGGCGCAGCCAGCCTAAGAGCGGCCCGACACTTCCGGATGAGGTCGCCTTCGTCGGAAAGGACGTTGAGTTCAAGGGGATCATCACCTATTCCGGCACGGTACGCATTGATGGCGCGCTTGATGGCGAAATCCATACGGACGGCGGATTGCTTGTGGGGCCGGAGGCGGTGATCAAGGCCAAGGTCACGGCTGGGACCGTGGTGTGCCACGGAACCATCACGGGTGATATCCAAGCGACGAACCAGATCGTGCTCCGTGCTCCCGCTGTTGTGCAAGGCAGCTTGACGACTCCGGTCCTTTCGATGGAGGAAGGCGTTGTCTTCAATGGCACATTGGAAATGAAGGCGCAGGTCAAGGCGGAAATGTCAAAGGATATGGGATCAAACGTCGTCAGCATCACGAGCCGACCACCGGTTCAGCGACTCGCGGCGTGA
- the murJ gene encoding murein biosynthesis integral membrane protein MurJ, giving the protein MSEPTVSAGVPAKPQDENRSVVKAAGVIGVATFSSRILGFIRDMVLARLFGATPAADAFFIAFRIPSLLRELFAEGSMSSAFIPVYTEYRTTRSKQEAWELASAVFTTLLTVVTLVTMVGIVAAPWLVQLLAPGFQDNPDRLALTTLLARVMFPYLLFISLAALAMGILNSVRAFAAPAFSPLFLNVFIIVGAVWLAPHLEEPIIGVAIGVVAGGAAQFAMQLPSLKLRGLLFGFRFEPGHPGLRRIGTLMVPTLLGLSVTQINLTVSTVLASFFAGGPTYLFYGMRLIQFPLGIFGVALATAILPTLSSQAARGALDELRTTLGFGLRMILFIIVPAMVGLILLRVPIVHLFFEHGTFTAHDTAETALAVLCYAVGLWAFGGVRIIVAAFYSLQDTKTPAISAAVALGANVLFSLALMSFLGAAGLALATALAAMVNGVILVAVLNRRLGGVDWAAVGRSSLRVLAACIPLVIACWWVAGAQVWTHPAEWVMKSVMLFAAIGLSVGGYLGVHALFRSEELGVVWGMVRRKLGRAMG; this is encoded by the coding sequence ATGTCAGAGCCCACCGTGTCGGCCGGCGTTCCAGCCAAACCTCAGGATGAGAATCGTTCGGTCGTCAAAGCGGCCGGGGTGATCGGCGTCGCCACGTTTTCCAGCCGCATCCTCGGCTTCATCCGCGACATGGTCCTGGCGCGGTTGTTCGGCGCGACGCCGGCGGCCGACGCCTTTTTCATCGCGTTCCGCATTCCCAGCCTTCTTCGCGAGCTGTTTGCCGAAGGCTCGATGTCGTCGGCCTTCATCCCTGTATATACGGAGTACCGGACGACACGGAGTAAACAGGAGGCCTGGGAATTGGCTAGTGCGGTATTCACGACGCTCCTGACCGTCGTCACACTGGTCACGATGGTCGGGATTGTGGCCGCTCCCTGGCTTGTCCAGCTGCTCGCGCCGGGGTTTCAGGACAATCCCGACAGACTCGCGCTCACGACGCTGCTCGCCCGTGTCATGTTTCCCTATCTGCTGTTCATCAGCTTGGCGGCGTTGGCGATGGGAATTTTGAACTCGGTGCGAGCCTTCGCGGCGCCGGCCTTCTCGCCGCTTTTCCTCAATGTCTTCATCATCGTCGGGGCCGTTTGGCTGGCGCCGCATTTGGAAGAACCGATTATCGGGGTGGCGATCGGCGTAGTGGCGGGAGGTGCGGCTCAGTTCGCCATGCAGCTTCCCAGCCTGAAACTGCGAGGATTGCTGTTCGGCTTTCGATTCGAGCCGGGCCATCCGGGCCTGCGACGGATCGGCACGCTGATGGTGCCCACGCTGCTCGGCCTTTCCGTGACGCAGATCAATCTGACCGTGAGTACGGTGTTGGCGTCGTTCTTCGCCGGTGGACCGACTTATCTGTTTTACGGCATGCGGCTGATCCAATTTCCACTGGGCATCTTCGGTGTCGCATTGGCGACGGCCATTCTACCGACGTTATCCTCACAAGCGGCGCGAGGCGCGTTGGATGAACTGCGCACCACGCTCGGGTTCGGCCTGCGCATGATTCTCTTCATCATCGTGCCGGCGATGGTGGGCTTGATTCTGCTGCGCGTTCCAATCGTGCATCTTTTCTTTGAGCATGGCACGTTCACCGCCCACGATACGGCGGAGACTGCGTTGGCCGTCCTCTGCTACGCGGTCGGCTTGTGGGCATTCGGAGGGGTGCGCATCATCGTCGCGGCATTCTATTCGCTGCAGGATACCAAGACGCCGGCCATCTCGGCAGCGGTCGCGCTGGGAGCGAATGTCCTCTTCTCGCTGGCATTGATGTCTTTTCTGGGCGCGGCAGGGTTGGCGCTCGCTACGGCATTGGCGGCTATGGTCAATGGAGTCATTCTGGTGGCCGTGTTAAACCGGAGGCTCGGCGGAGTTGACTGGGCAGCGGTGGGACGGTCTTCTCTGCGGGTACTGGCGGCATGTATTCCCCTGGTCATTGCCTGCTGGTGGGTGGCCGGCGCACAGGTATGGACGCATCCTGCCGAATGGGTCATGAAATCCGTGATGCTTTTTGCCGCCATCGGGTTGAGCGTCGGTGGATATCTCGGCGTCCATGCGTTGTTCCGGTCTGAGGAACTCGGAGTAGTGTGGGGGATGGTTCGCAGGAAGCTTGGACGAGCGATGGGATAA
- a CDS encoding methylated-DNA--[protein]-cysteine S-methyltransferase: MSRAMIFRSSWGWMGIAESQKGIQAIVLPKRSKRAVESDLRAQSDGPLQQEASTRLEAARRQLLQYLEGKRDTFDVPLDLSQGTSFQRQVWRALQRVPYGKLRSYQWIAARVGGRHYARAVGNAVGANPLPIVIPCHRIVAHDASLGGFSGGLSMKRKLLSLEGTLTQLQGG, from the coding sequence ATGTCGCGTGCGATGATCTTTCGTTCATCATGGGGTTGGATGGGCATCGCGGAATCCCAGAAAGGGATTCAAGCGATTGTGTTGCCGAAACGCTCAAAGCGGGCTGTCGAGTCCGATCTCAGAGCACAGTCCGACGGGCCGTTGCAGCAAGAAGCATCGACACGACTGGAAGCAGCGCGTCGGCAGTTGCTCCAGTATCTGGAGGGGAAACGGGATACCTTTGATGTGCCGCTCGATCTGTCGCAGGGGACATCGTTCCAACGACAAGTCTGGCGGGCATTACAGCGGGTGCCGTACGGGAAGCTCCGATCGTATCAATGGATCGCGGCGCGCGTAGGGGGACGGCACTATGCCCGTGCGGTCGGCAATGCGGTCGGTGCGAATCCGTTGCCGATTGTTATCCCCTGTCACCGGATTGTCGCCCACGATGCCTCGCTGGGCGGCTTCTCGGGAGGACTCTCCATGAAACGCAAATTGCTGTCTCTCGAAGGGACATTGACGCAATTGCAGGGAGGATGA
- a CDS encoding D-tyrosyl-tRNA(Tyr) deacylase, producing the protein MRAVIQRVTHASVEVEGNIVGRIQNGLMVLLGVAKGDDESDTGYLVDKIRSLRIFADEQGKMNRSLSDVGGAVLLVSQFTLLGRTSNGRRPSFDEAAPSEQTKQLYERVAAGLRTSGTPVETGVFAAHMQVALVNDGPVTFVVDSRERNSFSLKV; encoded by the coding sequence ATGAGAGCGGTCATTCAGCGCGTCACGCATGCGTCGGTGGAGGTCGAAGGGAACATCGTCGGCCGGATCCAAAACGGCTTGATGGTGTTGTTGGGAGTGGCGAAAGGCGATGACGAGTCGGACACGGGGTATCTGGTCGACAAAATCCGGAGCCTGCGCATTTTCGCCGATGAGCAGGGAAAGATGAATCGATCGCTGTCGGACGTGGGTGGCGCTGTCTTGTTGGTCTCCCAGTTCACCTTGCTGGGCCGAACCTCGAACGGCCGCCGGCCCAGTTTCGACGAGGCCGCGCCTTCTGAACAGACCAAGCAGCTCTACGAACGAGTCGCGGCCGGCTTGCGAACATCCGGCACACCAGTTGAAACAGGGGTCTTTGCGGCGCATATGCAGGTGGCGTTGGTCAACGACGGCCCCGTGACCTTCGTTGTCGACAGTAGAGAGCGGAACTCATTCTCACTCAAGGTCTGA
- a CDS encoding isoaspartyl peptidase/L-asparaginase: protein MTSPQTACLRAALQVGYHVLDRGGSALVAVEQTIRVLERSGLFNAGKGSRLQLDGVRRMDASLMEGDHLRAGAVASVEGVVHPITAARLVMEETDHVLLVGPSATKFAEHFKLERHRLRTTPRRLSYGAMLKLKKSARNQHGTVGAVALDRTGTVAAGASTGGIDLMLPGRVGDTPIIGCGVYADNEAGAVSMTGLGEGIIRLAVAKEICTRLGYGKTPALAARLVLDRLVARINGSAGCLVLKPNGQFAIMHVTPYMAAGWWDGKRVPTVRDTFR from the coding sequence ATGACCTCACCACAGACTGCTTGCCTGCGTGCCGCGTTGCAGGTCGGTTACCATGTGCTGGATCGCGGTGGTTCGGCGCTCGTGGCTGTCGAGCAGACCATTCGCGTTCTCGAGCGTAGCGGGCTCTTCAATGCGGGAAAGGGATCGCGCCTACAGCTGGACGGTGTGCGGCGGATGGACGCCTCTCTCATGGAAGGGGATCATCTGCGCGCAGGAGCGGTCGCCTCTGTGGAAGGAGTGGTCCATCCGATCACTGCCGCCCGCCTTGTGATGGAAGAAACGGATCATGTACTACTTGTGGGCCCATCGGCGACGAAGTTTGCCGAGCATTTCAAGCTTGAGCGCCACCGGCTTCGGACGACGCCCCGCCGTCTCTCCTATGGGGCGATGCTGAAGCTGAAGAAATCCGCACGGAATCAGCATGGAACGGTCGGCGCGGTCGCACTCGATCGAACGGGGACGGTTGCTGCCGGTGCGTCGACCGGCGGAATTGATCTCATGTTGCCCGGACGAGTGGGGGATACACCCATTATCGGCTGCGGGGTGTATGCTGATAATGAAGCCGGCGCTGTGTCGATGACGGGACTGGGCGAGGGCATCATTCGCCTGGCCGTTGCCAAAGAGATTTGCACCCGTTTAGGTTACGGGAAGACTCCGGCGCTGGCTGCACGCCTGGTCTTGGACAGATTGGTGGCTCGGATCAATGGCTCTGCGGGATGTTTGGTCCTGAAGCCGAATGGACAGTTCGCCATCATGCATGTGACACCGTATATGGCGGCAGGATGGTGGGATGGTAAACGAGTACCGACCGTGAGGGATACATTTCGATGA
- a CDS encoding VOC family protein encodes MSNSVFHLAFPIHDVDATQRFYVDGLGCTVGRRSKQALTLGLAGHQLVGHLVRDELPVQKGIYPHHFGLVLLSLEEWQALADRAKAKGLTFYQQPRVRFPGTRIEHRTFFLEDPSHNLLEFKHYTYESAIFGEQDHDQVGDEREI; translated from the coding sequence ATGAGCAATAGCGTGTTTCATCTCGCCTTTCCGATCCACGACGTGGACGCCACGCAGCGGTTCTATGTGGACGGCCTCGGCTGTACTGTGGGGCGTCGATCGAAACAAGCCCTAACTCTGGGGTTGGCCGGCCATCAGCTCGTGGGACATCTGGTACGAGATGAACTGCCGGTTCAGAAAGGAATCTACCCCCATCATTTCGGACTGGTGTTGCTTTCATTGGAAGAGTGGCAGGCACTGGCCGATCGGGCCAAGGCGAAAGGCCTTACGTTCTACCAGCAACCGCGCGTGCGATTCCCCGGGACGCGCATCGAGCACCGCACGTTCTTTCTAGAAGACCCGTCTCACAACCTGCTCGAATTCAAACACTACACCTACGAATCGGCCATCTTCGGCGAACAAGATCATGACCAGGTGGGTGACGAGAGGGAAATCTAG
- the mtgA gene encoding monofunctional biosynthetic peptidoglycan transglycosylase → MARVLLWTTLLAGVPLGLLALSWLVTFPDVELLVRTNPISTALMERRLASATQQGRTGRREWTWVPLSRISPELQRAVIAAEDAAFFDHEGFDWDGIRDAALYNLEAGEMKRGGSTITQQLAKNLYLSSERSLFRKAREALITRSLEHRLTKARILELYLNVAEWGRGVYGAEAAAHHHFAKSASDLTADEAAWLAAILPSPQRYDPIRKTNALTRRHQRILRWMDQVAVSSHKRAQ, encoded by the coding sequence GTGGCACGCGTTCTCCTATGGACCACGTTACTGGCGGGCGTTCCTTTGGGCCTCTTGGCATTGAGCTGGCTCGTAACCTTTCCCGATGTAGAACTGCTGGTGCGAACCAATCCGATCTCGACGGCCCTCATGGAACGTCGTCTGGCAAGCGCAACACAACAGGGGCGCACCGGCCGGCGGGAATGGACCTGGGTGCCGCTGAGCCGAATTTCGCCAGAGCTACAACGTGCCGTGATCGCAGCGGAAGACGCCGCATTCTTCGACCATGAAGGGTTTGACTGGGACGGCATTCGCGATGCCGCGCTGTATAACCTGGAAGCAGGAGAGATGAAACGGGGTGGGAGCACCATTACCCAGCAACTTGCAAAAAATCTCTACCTGTCGTCTGAACGTTCGCTGTTTCGCAAGGCTCGCGAGGCGTTGATCACTCGATCTCTGGAACACCGGTTGACGAAGGCGCGTATCCTTGAACTGTACTTGAATGTGGCGGAGTGGGGGCGTGGCGTGTACGGGGCCGAGGCCGCCGCTCATCATCATTTTGCAAAATCGGCTTCGGACCTCACCGCCGACGAAGCAGCCTGGTTGGCGGCCATTCTTCCCAGTCCACAACGATATGACCCCATCAGAAAAACCAATGCTCTGACGCGCCGGCACCAACGCATCCTTCGCTGGATGGATCAGGTCGCCGTTTCCTCTCACAAACGCGCCCAGTAA
- a CDS encoding YihA family ribosome biogenesis GTP-binding protein, translating into MKIFAAEFIKSCVSPEQFPSGDLHEVAFVGRSNVGKSSLINSLLNRRDMAKVSRTPGKTRAVNVFLISTSDPDMSRFYLVDLPGYGFARVSKSVRTQWGPLIEDYLIGRTSLLEVVLLVDSRVVTDQDRQTIAWLRSIQRNPLVVATKVDKLRPSERVRTLRQAHRFLGLDEGETLIPYSSVTGDGRDRVWGAIRDAAGRLRADAT; encoded by the coding sequence ATGAAAATCTTCGCGGCTGAGTTTATCAAAAGTTGCGTATCCCCAGAACAATTTCCTTCCGGGGATCTCCATGAAGTTGCCTTTGTGGGGCGTTCCAATGTGGGAAAATCGTCGCTCATCAATTCGTTGCTCAATCGTCGGGACATGGCCAAAGTCAGCCGGACGCCGGGAAAAACGAGAGCCGTCAACGTGTTTCTGATTTCGACCTCTGATCCCGACATGTCGCGATTCTATCTCGTTGACTTACCCGGTTATGGGTTTGCCAGAGTGTCGAAGTCCGTCCGAACCCAATGGGGCCCGTTGATTGAAGACTATCTCATCGGTCGAACCTCCCTGCTGGAGGTCGTCTTGTTGGTGGACAGCAGGGTCGTGACCGACCAGGATCGCCAGACCATCGCATGGCTCCGGTCCATCCAGCGGAATCCGCTCGTCGTTGCGACCAAGGTCGACAAACTGAGACCCAGCGAACGGGTGCGTACCCTGAGGCAAGCGCATCGGTTCCTAGGTCTGGACGAGGGAGAAACGTTGATTCCTTATTCGTCGGTAACCGGGGACGGACGGGATCGAGTGTGGGGAGCGATACGTGACGCAGCCGGAAGACTTCGCGCTGATGCCACTTGA